The window CTAAAGCACACCCCATATTTCAACAAGATGCCCTAGATCGTGGCTACGTGTGGGTTTGTAATTTTGCTAAGAATGAATGCACATGGTTTACAAAAAAAAGTGTGGGGTTTTTTTTACGGGAAGACAAACTTTATTAATCATATGACCGTTACATCATCCACTAACAGTTTTACGATGAACTTCGGAGGGGCATCAATCCAAAAAGATTGATTTTTATCACGTCCCCATCTAGCTAAGTCATGAGCTACAAAATTTGACTCTCTAATACAATGCTCAACGGTCACTTTCCCAAAATCTAGAAAGTGTGGGTTTATAATTTTGCTTAAGAATGAATGCACACGGTTTACAAAAAAATTATATCGGTCTGGAATACCTTTGTTCAAAAGAATGCTACGCGTAGCATGATCTGCCTACCCGTCCCCGAGGATATTTCTACCATTGTCTTATAAAAAGTTGTTTGAAAATAAGCAGGAAGCACCAGTGGTCTAGTGGTAGAATAGTACCCTGCCACGGTACAGACCCGGGTTCGATTCCCGGCTGGTGCAGTATTTTTTTTTTATTGAACACGACACGGTTGGAGCTCAGAGAAAACAGTCGCCCGTCGGAACAGCAGAGCAACAAGTCGATCCGTGCAGCGCCGGTGTGCCGACCCAAGCCGCAGTCGACGATTTCTATCACGAACTCGGCATGAACCATTTACCGTCCATCTCACATCAGCCGAAGTCCCAGGCCCACACAATCGTCGTGAATCTCACCACTCCCGCAGGGAAGTAACAAGTGCCAGTTACTACTACTGATCATCAGTACATTAACTGTCGGCGTGCAAGGCACACTCCATTCGGCAGCGCGCGCAAATGGCCACCATGGGCGCCTTCCGGACCTTCCTCCTCTCCTACCCGGAGATCCTCCTGGCCGCTCTCTGCTTCCTCTCCCTGGCCGCCCTCCGCCTCGCTCTGCGGTGCCGCGGCAGCAGCGTGCCGCTGCGATGGCCGGTCGTCGGCATGCTCCCGTTCGTGCTCAGCAACCTCGGCCACCTCCtggacgccgccaccgccgcgctcAGGGACTCGGGGTGCATGTTCGTGTTCCGCGGGCCGTGGCTCGTCGGCGGCGACTTCCTCGTCACGTGCGACCCGGCCGCCGTGCACCACTGCCTCGCGGCCAACTTCGACTGCTACGACAAGGGCCACGACTTCGCCGAGATGTTCGACGTCGCCGGCAACGGGCTGCTGAACGCGGACGCCGTGTCCTGGGCGCGGCAGCGGCAGGTCGTCGCCACCGTCTTCGCCGCCCCCGTGTTCCGCTCCTTCGTCATATCCACCGTCGCGCGGCAGACGGCGCGGCTCCTGCTGCCGTTCATGGACCACGCCGCCGCGGCCGGGCGCGCCGTCGAGCTCGAGGACGTGTTCATGCGCTTCTCGCTCGACGTCTCCTACGCCGTGGTGTTCGCCGCTGACCTCGACTCGCTGACCGTCTCCGCCGCCGACGCCCCGTACCCGCCCTTGGGCCAGGCGACCAGGATCGCCGGGGAGGCCGTCATGTTCCGGCACGTCGTGCCGGCTCGGTGGTGGAAGCTGCTGAGGTGGCTCAACGTCGGCATCGAGAGGAGGTTCGCCGAGGCCAAGGCGGTGCTCGACGAGTTCGTCTACCTCGAGATCGCGAACCGCAAGGCAAAACCTCTCCCCCAAGGAGAAGGACAAGGCGGCGACCTGCTGTCCATGTACATGGCGTGGCCAAGGGACCCCGCCATGACCGACCGGCAGAGGGACGAGTTCCTCCGCGACGCCGCCGTCGGCTACATGATCGCGGCCAAGGACCTCGTCGCGTCCGCGCTCACCTGGCTCTTCTACATGCTCTGCACGCACCCGCACGTGGAAGACAAGGTCCTCGCCGAGCTCGAGTCGCTGCGCGCCAACGCCGCGTGCTGCGGCGGTAAACCGGTCGTGTTCGACTGCGACACGCTCCGGTCGGCGACCTACCTCCACGCGGCGGTGCTGGAGACGCTGCGCTTGCACCCGCCCGCGCCGTTCGAGGAGAAGGAGGCGCGCGCCGACGACGTGCTGCCGGACGGCACGAGGGTGACCAAGGGCACCAGGATCCTCTTCTGCATCTACGCCATGGGCAGAGTGGAGGGGATATGGGGCGACGACTGCCGGGAGTACCGGCCGGAGCGGTGGCTGTCCGGCAGCGGCCGGGTCCGGCACCAGCCGAGCTACAAGTTCGCAGCCTTCAACTGCGGGCCCAGGAGTTGCCTGGGCAAGGACCTGGGGCTCATCAACCTCAAGATCGCCGCCGCGGCCATCATATATAACTTCCGGGTGGAGCTCGTCGACGGCCATGTGGTGGAGCCCAGCGACTCGGTGGTGCTCCACACCAAGAACGGCCTCATGGTTAAGCTCAAGAGAAGGGAAGTGGCTTGATGAAGATGAATGAAGTCAGGCTTTTCGATGCATATTCTGATATTCATATACACAAAGTGGAGTGAATTAGTACCAAATTACATGTCATACAAATACTTATGACAGTGTCATCTATGTTTGTCGATCTGGATTTATCATAGTTTCAAATGGTATTGTAAAAAACCGAAGTATTGAAAACTATAGTATATTAACCTGTTGGTGCAAGATACTGCAGTTTTTATATATCAAAGTATTTTAAAGTATCAACAATACAGAAGACCTGTTTGGCTAGCACTGTGCGTAACTTAACAACGTAGAAATTGCTGGCTAGCCGTTAACTGTTGAAGACATGCGCGTTCTTGAAGCTAGCTAGCCGGGCGCAGGCATGCACAAGGCTTGTAGATTCCTATTAGAACGCTCAGCAACACGGTGTATAGTAGGCGTCTTGATCACCATGGCCGGAGCTGCGCATGAACGGCTTGGCCTTCTTCCACGACATGGTCACTTCCTTCCAATAATCCATGGTCTACTTCTTCTTAGAGTAGCTTCCGCCGACGTGGTGGCCAGGCAAGAGTACTGATCGGCGCAGCCAGCAGCCGCAGAAGTCAAGGCCGACGACCGGTGCAAGAGgtgggagaagaagaagagggaggcTCCTTTGATCTCGCTGTGGTCGTCCACCGACAGAAACATCTCCGGAGGCAATACGGCGGTGCGACGCGAGTTGTTGCAAACAGCCATCGAAGAAGATAAACGTGGACGTGTGACCAGCTCATTTTTTTCGCCTGCTCTATTTTTTAAAAAGAGGTTCGGGGTTCTTTTTTTTAGACAGAGAATACTTTGGTTTTGGGAATATTCTAGTTTGAATATCACAGTTTTTATTGGTGACCAAACAGGTCAAGTAATTAAAACTACAGTAACTAGAAAAACTGTAGTATTGTCAAAATACTTTGAAAATACTTTGCTATCAAACAGGGCCTAATTGATGATGAAGGCTAGATTTTATTCAATCATACAGTATGCATTACATGTATATAGTTTGGTTTTATATATCACAGACAGCAATACATTAAAACACTATTTCAGTAATCAGCAATACTATATACATAGTTCACATAGACAGCATGATATAAGTAAAATATAATTATTTCGGTGGTAGCTGATATATTACACAGCTCGCGCATGTAATCTTCTGATTGCGCTTGAAAGAATAAATTCCAATTGGTTGCCAGTACAAAAAATGTTATGCAACAGGTTCATCTGCCAGCAACAAAATTGTACAGTAATCTACACTCGAGCAAATGACAGACATGCTGACATGCTATCACGCGAAGGGCAATCCTTCGATTTCTCCCGTGGATTTAAGCAATTGATTAACAAAGGAACCTAAAGAGTATTTATGTAAGTACTTCATTCCTCGAGGATATGCATCGAATATCTTGCAGCTAGCTACTGTACATTCTTCAGTCAGCTACCACAGCTATTCAAGAATCGTTTGTGTACACACATTACCAGTAAAACAGAAAGGGTAATGATAGTCGCTGCTGTAAACATGATTGCCTGCACACACCAAAGCAGAGGAAACATAAGAACGAAAACTCATTTGCTAACAGTGTAcacgaaaaaaaagagaaaaaactgGAGAAGCACATTAATGAGTTTGTATATAAGATTTAAAATGCCCATACATCACAAGGAAGTAAAGAAGGCCTTGCAGGCAATTCAAGCATGAATTATGATAATGTCCACCGATGAATGATTAACTTGTTAAACAGGCAAAAAAGAATTATTGTTTCTGTATATCATATACTAAATCTAACCGGACATGATGCACGTGTATGACGAATACAAACTAACCAGAAGAGCAGAAGCGGCAAGCCCAGGCCGTTCTCGAGGATCACGGTTGTAGTACTTGCAGCAATAAAGAAGAGCTGCTATGTACCAAATTAACGGGCACAGGAAACCTAAAAGAAAACTGCAATAATTTTAATACAGTAAACAATAACCGAATGAAAGAATGAAGGAGTAGACTGCCTCACCAACACCATCCAATTCCACAACCAAAGAAGGGAAGGCGTCTTTCGAACATTGCCAATCTTGGATTTTCTTCATCGCCAAGTAGTGTGTACTTGCCGAGGCACACCTGGCAACTGCAATATTCATTTGAGTTTCCTATGGAACACAAAACAGTGAATTTAGTTAAAGTAAGATAAATACTTCTCCAAGAGACATGTACTTATAAACACTCTTCATTATATGTCTTTTACAGATCAACGAGCATGCTTTTAATAAGATGAGAGTGTGTTTTGCAACCAATATCTGACAGGCATCTCACACAAAGTAAGTGCATAAGCAGATTCAGTACCTCCCCTCATAATACTACAGTTGTTTGGTCAAGGAACCAGCAGGAAGAAACATGGAGCTTTTCAGCATTTCAGGACTCCTTGCTGTAATGGCTAATGTAAACTATGGTCTAAGAGCTATCATCACATCAAGCAGCTGCACAAACGAAATGT is drawn from Aegilops tauschii subsp. strangulata cultivar AL8/78 chromosome 1, Aet v6.0, whole genome shotgun sequence and contains these coding sequences:
- the LOC109768530 gene encoding noroxomaritidine synthase-like; its protein translation is MATMGAFRTFLLSYPEILLAALCFLSLAALRLALRCRGSSVPLRWPVVGMLPFVLSNLGHLLDAATAALRDSGCMFVFRGPWLVGGDFLVTCDPAAVHHCLAANFDCYDKGHDFAEMFDVAGNGLLNADAVSWARQRQVVATVFAAPVFRSFVISTVARQTARLLLPFMDHAAAAGRAVELEDVFMRFSLDVSYAVVFAADLDSLTVSAADAPYPPLGQATRIAGEAVMFRHVVPARWWKLLRWLNVGIERRFAEAKAVLDEFVYLEIANRKAKPLPQGEGQGGDLLSMYMAWPRDPAMTDRQRDEFLRDAAVGYMIAAKDLVASALTWLFYMLCTHPHVEDKVLAELESLRANAACCGGKPVVFDCDTLRSATYLHAAVLETLRLHPPAPFEEKEARADDVLPDGTRVTKGTRILFCIYAMGRVEGIWGDDCREYRPERWLSGSGRVRHQPSYKFAAFNCGPRSCLGKDLGLINLKIAAAAIIYNFRVELVDGHVVEPSDSVVLHTKNGLMVKLKRREVA
- the LOC109768528 gene encoding uncharacterized protein, which translates into the protein MRGGNSNEYCSCQVCLGKYTLLGDEENPRLAMFERRLPFFGCGIGWCCFLLGFLCPLIWYIAALLYCCKYYNRDPRERPGLAASALLAIMFTAATIITLSVLLVMCVHKRFLNSCGS